The following are encoded together in the Montipora foliosa isolate CH-2021 chromosome 12, ASM3666993v2, whole genome shotgun sequence genome:
- the LOC137980372 gene encoding uncharacterized protein, whose translation MEQLVAIVAVCRLAILKRIPAPPLTLMMAHRLYNSDKLSSLRVDELSLYFSHHKITFKWKKAEEIAMIKAHIGSLLYDSMERQQPRQPPLRNVRQQVTSSLSEVETNLQSDVVDRIVGAGPSSSSDESSPVTDFIPEPRAETSNYGRKRARVEREGSWSGKTPASEPTKKRRSLQAHLDKRLVMGSRLIRKEELRPTRQKDEVRGKHE comes from the exons atggagcaacttgtggctATTGTGGCTGTTTGCCGACTCGCCATTCTTAAAAGAATACCCGCTCCTCCTCTGACTCTGATGATGGCACATCGGCTGTACAACTCCGATAAGCTGTCGTCCTTGAGGGTGGACGAGCTATCCTTGTACTTTTCCCATCACAAAATCACCTTCAAATGGAAGAAAGCTGAAGAGATCGCAATGATCAAAGCGCACATTGGCAGCTTGCTGTACGATTCAATGGAGCGTCAACAACCTCGGCAGCCACCGCTAAGAAATGTGAGGCAACAAGTGACCTCGTCACTTTCCGAGGTCGAAACTAACTTGCAAAGTGATGTAGTAGATCGAATTGTCGGTGCAGGCCCGAGTAGCTCGAGTGACGAATCCTCACCGGTGACTGATTTTATACCAGAACCCCGCGCGGAAACATCAAATTATGGGCGAAAGCGGGCACGGGTCGAGAGAGAG GGTTCGTGGTCGGGCAAAACTCCTGCAAGTGAACCCACTAAAAAGAGACGATCTCTGCAAGCGCATTTGGACAAACGACTGGTCATGGGATCACGCTTAATACGGAAGGAAGAATTAAGACCAACAAGACAAAAAGATGAAGTACGAGGAAAACACGAATAG